In a single window of the Raphanus sativus cultivar WK10039 chromosome 9, ASM80110v3, whole genome shotgun sequence genome:
- the LOC130499993 gene encoding uncharacterized protein LOC130499993 has product MQICGKPRFQETRGRVPIPFKRMWYLPLTERLKRLYQCERTAKAMRWHAEHSTNGEIRHPSDAKAWKHFQSIYQEFAEERRNVYLGLSTDGFSPFGKHGRQYSLWPVIVTPYNLPPSLCMRREFLFLSILVPGPEHPKRSLDVFLQPLIYELQQLWAHGFETYDVSCKENFHMRAVLMWTISDFPAYGMLSGWTTHGRLSCPYCQDDTAAFQLKNGRKTCWFDCHRRFLPPDHPYRRSRNAFTKNKQVFDGPPVEVSGEDLLKQFRYFDAERTPDVGGHENIRVSAVGELHNWHKKSIFWDLPYWESHLLRHNLDVMHIEKNFFDNLMNTVFNIQGKTKDNLKSRLDLVDICDRPELHVDENGTAPFPIYRLDGARKEEFFDWITDKVKFPDGYASNLGNCVDRSEGKFTGLKSHDCHVIMQRLLPFAFSALLPRNVHEAIAGISVFFRDLCSRVVTEEGINNLKTNAPVSMCNLEKIFPPSFFDVMEHLVIHLARELELGGPVQYRWMYIFERYMHHLKKMVKNLSRVEGSIVAQVINEETAIFAENYFPPEVHTKHRRPSRHNDRGERATYHVTVPSMFKEIGRLSGTFTKRRLTDTEHAHLQTYLLTNCEDVLQYESVYMAELRMTHRHATELELQQLRDNGFAVWLRSYVSHINK; this is encoded by the exons ATGCAAATTTGTGGGAAACCTCGTTTCCAGGAGACGAGGGGAAGAGTTCCGATCCCGTTCAAAAGAATGTGGTATTTGCCATTGACGGAAAGATTGAAGAGGTTGTATCAGTGTGAGCGCACAGCAAAagcaatgagatggcatgcagagcattccacaaatggtgagattagacatccttcagatgcgaaggcttggaaacatttccagTCAATATATCAAGAATTtgcagaagagagaagaaatgtttatCTTGGATTAtctactgatggtttcagcccatttGGAAAGCATGGAAGACAGTATTCTCTTTGGCCAGTTATTGTGACACCGTACAACCTACCGCCGAGCTTGTgcatgcgacgagagtttttgttcctCTCAATTCTCGTCCCCGGGCCAGAGCATCCTAAAAGATCActagatgtgtttcttcaaccactgatatatgagttgcaacaactatgggcgCATGGTTTTGAGACATACGATGTTTCGTGCAAAGAAAACTTTCATatgcgggcagtacttatgtggacaataagtgactttccagcatatggtatgttatctggatggacaacacatgggagactatcatgtccatattgtcaagatgaCACAGCTGCTTTCCAACTAAAGaacggaaggaaaacgtgttggtttgactgtcacaggcgatttctaccacctgatcatccataccGCAGGAGTAGGAATGCAtttacgaagaacaagcagGTGTTTGATGGTCCACCTGTGGAAGTTAGTGGGGAAGATTTGTTGAAgcagtttaggtattttgatgCAGAAAGGACGCCAGATGTAGGTGGACATGAAAACATTCGAGTCAGTGCGGTTGGAgagctacataactggcacaaaaagagtattttctgggatctgccatattgGGAAAGTCATCTATTgcggcataatttagatgtcatgcatattgagaagaacttcttcGACAATCTGATGAACACAGTCTTTAACATCCAAGGTAAAACGAAGGATAACTTGAAGTCAAGgttggatttagtcgatattTGTGATCGTCCTGAACTTCATGTGGATGAGAATGGTACGGCCCCTTTTCCCATTTATCGTCTGGATGGTGCTAGAAAAGAAgagttctttgattggattacaGATAAAGTGAAATTTCCTGACGGATATGCATCAAATTTGGGGAATTGCGTTGATAGAAGCGAAGGAAAGTTTACTGGcttgaagagtcatgattgtcatgtaaTTATGCAGCGCCTCCTTCCGTTTGCTTTTTCAGCATTATTGCCACGTAATGTTCATGAAGCAATTGCAG GGATAAGTGTtttcttccgcgatttatgcAGCAGAGTAGTGACTGAAGAGGGTATTAATAATTTGAAGACAAACGCACCAGTCAGCATGTGCAACctcgagaagatatttcctccatcattcttTGATGTTATGGAACATCTTGTTATTCATCtcgcaagagaattggaacttggtggtcctgtgcagtacAGATGGATGTATATTTTTGAGCGTTATATGCATCATCTGAAGAAAATGGTCAAAAATTTAAGCCGGGTGGAAGGATCTATAGTGGCACaggtgatcaatgaagaaactgCAATCTTTGCTGAAAATTATTTTCCACCAGAAGTGCATACAAAACATCGAAGACCTTCTCGGCACAATGACAGAGGAGAGAGAGCAACATATCATGTTACTGTCCCAAGCATGTTCAAGGAAATAGGACGACTTAGTGGAACATTCACGAAGCGGAGACTTACGGACACTGAGCACgctcatttgcaaacatatttgctcaccaactgtgaagatgttctacaatatgagag tgTATATATGGCGGAGTTGCGTATGACTCACAGGCATGCAACAGAACTTGAGCTTCAACAACTTAGAGATAATGGATTTGCTGTGTGGCTTCGTAGTTATGTGAGTCATATAAACAAATGa
- the LOC108823985 gene encoding dof zinc finger protein DOF5.3, giving the protein MHMLGFSFSFTLIFYSYKKKISISSYKFSIRSNNLQGDSQIQLFMDHLLQHQDVFGNYIKARDAMGVSCPSNPTELDVNQKKSSPETGTAKPQPPELALRCPRCDSTNTKFCYYNNYSLSQPRYFCKSCRRYWTKGGTLRNIPVGGGCRKNKRSTSSATRSLRTTPEPAFSAASFGGFGNNEHTDLSLAFALLNKRPQGNSSHLGFPSAFGNSNSHQTDMESVFGTSQKIENAGYAFGNGSSGLDMAMSDPNKVLWGFPWQMNGESFGMMNMGGGGGGGHADQIDSGREIWTNMNYINSGALM; this is encoded by the exons ATGCATATGCTTGGCTTTTCCTTCTCTTTCACTTTAATATTCTActcatataagaaaaaaatctccATCTCCTCATACAAATTCTCAATTCGATCTAATAATCTTCAAGGAGATTCTCAGATTCAGCTCTTTATGGATCATTTGTTACAACACCAG GATGTTTTCGGGAATTACATCAAAGCTCGAGATGCCATGGGAGTATCATGTCCATCAAACCCAACAGAACTGGATGTCAATCAGAAAAAATCCTCTCCGGAGACTGGGACAGCGAAGCCACAGCCACCGGAGCTAGCCCTGAGATGTCCACGCTGCGACTCAACAAACACAAAGTTCTGCTACTACAACAACTACAGCCTCTCTCAGCCTCGCTACTTTTGCAAATCATGCCGGAGATATTGGACCAAAGGTGGAACACTAAGGAACATTCCCGTAGGAGGCGGCTGCCGCAAAAACAAACGGTCCACATCTTCGGCGACAAGAAGCCTCAGAACCACACCAGAACCAGCCTTCTCGGCGGCGAGTTTCGGTGGGTTTGGTAACAATGAACACACTGATCTCAGCTTAGCCTTTGCCCTGCTGAACAAGCGACCTCAGGGGAATTCTTCACATCTAGGGTTTCCTTCAGCATTCGGTAACTCTAACTCTCATCAGACTGACATGGAGAGTGTGTTTGGAACAAGCCAGAAAATTGAGAACGCTGGTTATGCGTTTGGAAACGGGAGCAGCGGTTTGGATATGGCTATGAGTGATCCAAACAAGGTCTTATGGGGGTTTCCATGGCAGATGAATGGAGAGAGCTTTGGAATGATGAAcatgggaggaggaggaggtggtggtcaTGCAGATCAGATTGATTCAGGGAGAGAGATTTGGACCAATATGAACTATATAAACTCTGGTGCTTTAATGTAG
- the LOC108828032 gene encoding uncharacterized protein LOC108828032 has protein sequence MEFLGRDSDSDYAFQLQMEEAIAASLSSRSRAPYRPPSPPVVARCGFAIVEEEEAIGSTPRGGSENVRRGGEGNSRGKGKAHDTTTTGDRNPNSKVGSFQNASANVSKRPSPAVTVRPAQSAGEGSSKVGAAKGSFRGDLMYRLYSKGLVNEASGSGKGKVSDVVAGFGVAICDQRDALLFESKGQLVGRGANRQGAEIQALTRGLTEASKLGIKHVAIFCDSFPIFQYVRGSWTPKQKKIAMLIDDLQRIRQQFSFSQAVLVPGNEVKYAYKLARESIVSQATPLESPRQAKVARKEECLICFNDIDPERMFSIGKCSHRFCFQCVKQHVEVKLLHGMIPNCPHDKCKSEMVIDACGKLLTPKLGEMWKQRIKENAIPVTERVYCPYLRCSALMSKTKISESAKTLLSAYPASGVRRCVECRGLFCVDCKVPWHGKLSCAEYKKLHPNPPADDVKLKSLANNKMWRQCGKCQHMIELSQGCNHITCRCGHEFCYNCGGGWNKKTGTCVKRCPIWDEAYIMRQNPARVYVAPNNYFDEAYIRRQDPARVYVAPNNYFDDHDEEDDEDYETDEDFDYDYGDFPFNLGHHMNDVNPDEPFDPFFDLPDGVVFLPHMLSPRSRQQLYDSDDDSDEETGQPPHLRQSNAPSGNETTRVSAPPEEEEEEEEVDDYPFNLDHHNKGEIFLPHMLSPRSREQLYDSDDDSDEETGQPAHLRQSNVPSGNEATRVNAHFTQSNDRSGNETTRVYAPPEEEEEEEEEVDDCPYFETYEEDGTVYDSDGYEIEDYTNPYDSDDY, from the exons ATGGAGTTCTTGGGTCGCGATTCCGATTCCGACTACGCTTTCCAATTGCAGATGGAGGAGGCCATCGCGGCTTCTCTCTCTTCCCGATCTCGTGCTCCTTACCGCCCACCGTCTCCTCCCGTTGTCGCTAGGTGTGGATTCGCTAtcgtggaggaggaggaggcgatCGGTTCGACGCCGAGAGGTGGCTCGGAGAACGTGCGTCGCGGCGGCGAAGGTAACTCGAGAGGAAAAGGGAAAGCTCACGACACAACAACCACTGGTGATCGAAACCCTAACAGTAAAGTCGGTAGCTTCCAGAATGCTTCTGCGAATGTTAGTAAGAGACCTTCTCCGGCTGTTACTGTTCGTCCGGCGCAATCAGCCGGGGAGGGGAGCTCGAAGGTTGGTGCCGCCAAGGGGAGTTTCAGGGGAGACTTGATGTACAGGCTTTACTCCAAGGGTTTGGTGAACGAAGCGAGTGGGAGTGGTAAGGGGAAGGTGAGTGACGTGGTGGCTGGGTTTGGGGTCGCGATTTGCGACCAGAGGGATGCTCTGTTGTTTGAGTCCAAGGGACAGCTGGTTGGCCGTGGCGCGAATCGTCAGGGCGCGGAGATTCAGGCGTTGACGCGAGGGTTGACCGAAGCCTCCAAGCTGGGGATCAAACACGTTGCTATCTTCTGTGATTCATTTCCGATTTTCCAATAC GTCAGGGGAAGCTGGACGCCTAAGCAAAAGAAGATTGCCATGCTAATAGATGATTTGCAACGGATCAGGCAACAGTTCTCTTTTAGTCAAGCTGTTCTGGTGCCTGGAAATGAAGTGAAATATGCTTATAAACTTGCTAGGGAATCAATTGTTTCGCAAGCAACCCCTCTTGAAAGTCCCCGCCAAGCGAAAGTAGCTCGGAAAGAAGAGTGTCTTATCTGTTTTAACGACATTGATCCTGAGCGCATGTTTTCTATCGGTAAATGCAGTCATCGCTTTTGCTTTCAGTGTGTGAAGCAACATGTAGAGGTGAAGCTGCTTCACGGAATGATTCCAAATTGTCCTCATGATAAATGCAAGTCTGAGATGGTTATCGATGCATGTGGCAAGCTTTTGACTCCAAAATTGGGTGAAATGTGGAAGCAAAGAATCAAGGAGAACGCAATACCGGTCACTGAGAGAGTCTACTGTCCTTACCTGAGGTGTTCCGCTTTGATGTCCAAAACCAAGATATCTGAATCTGCCAAGACCTTGCTGTCTGCTTACCCTGCATCTGGAGTCAGGAGATGTGTCGAATGTCGTGGCCTCTTCTGTGTGGATTGCAAAGTACCGTGGCATGGAAAGCTGTCATGCGCCGAGTACAAGAAACTGCATCCTAATCCTCCAGCAGATGATGTGAAGCTAAAATCTCTGGCAAATAATAAAATGTGGCGCCAATGTGGCAAGTGCCAACACATGATCGAACTTAGTCAAGGATGCAATCACATCACTTGCAG ATGTGGGCATGAGTTTTGCTACAACTGTGGAGGAGGATGGAACAAAAAAACAGGGACTTGTGTTAAGCGATGCCCGATCTGGGACGAAGCATACATCATGCGTCAAAATCCAGCACGTGTGTATGTGGCGCCTAACAACTACTTTGATGAAGCATACATCAGGCGTCAAGATCCAGCGCGTGTGTATGTGGCGCCTAACAACTACTTTGATGATCATGATGAGGAGGATGATGAAGATTATGAAACTGATGAAGATTTTGATTACGACTATGGTGACTTCCCCTTTAATTTGGGGCATCATATGAATGATGTTAATCCTGATGAGCCCTTTGATCCCTTCTTTGATCTGCCAGATG GTGTGGTCTTTTTACCACATATGCTGTCTCCCAGGAGCCGTCAGCAATTGTACGACTCAGATGATGATTCTGATGAAGAAACGGGTCAGCCACCTCATTTGAGACAGAGTAACGCCCCTTCTGGTAATGAGACAACAAGAGTTAGTGCTCCTcctgaggaagaagaagaagaagaagaagtggacgACTACCCCTTTAATTTGGACCACCATAACAAGG GTGAGATCTTTCTCCCACATATGTTGTCTCCCAGGAGCCGTGAGCAATTGTACGACTCGGATGATGATTCTGATGAGGAAACGGGTCAACCAGCTCATCTGAGACAGAGTAACGTCCCGTCTGGTAATGAGGCGACGAGAGTTAATGCTCATTTCACACAGAGTAATGACCGGTCTGGTAATGAGACAACAAGAGTTTATGCTCCTcctgaggaagaagaagaagaagaagaagaagtggacgACTGCCCATACTTTGAAACTTATGAAGAGGACGGTACAGTATATGACTCGGACGGCTATGAAATCGAGGATTACACGAACCCTTACGATTCAGATGACTATTGA
- the LOC108827261 gene encoding tRNA-splicing endonuclease subunit Sen2-2: MAPRWKWKGAEAKALAEPISNSVSQLQLSLAKSETSGSLSSCNVLLAVEPEQAELLNRCCFGTLVLSPEKVKKWIQLSFEEALYLHYNLKCIKIYLQGRCLEKEVDAWMYMRSKRPNFPIFFKAYSHLRSKNWVLRSGLQYGVDFVAYRHHRSLVHSEYSVLVQSGDSNRLRVWSDVHCAVRLSGSVAKTLLTLHVSGKSYKEDFNLPLCLDNYTVEEHTICRWSPELSREDETINSKPNATTVSNLKSP, from the coding sequence ATGGCACCCAGATGGAAATGGAAAGGTGCTGAAGCGAAGGCTCTTGCGGAACCCATTTCAAACTCAGTCTCTCAGCTCCAACTCTCTCTAGCCAAATCAGAGACATCAGGGTCCCTCTCGAGTTGCAACGTGCTTCTAGCGGTTGAGCCAGAGCAAGCTGAGCTACTAAACCGCTGTTGTTTTGGCACACTCGTCCTATCCCCTGAGAAAGTCAAGAAATGGATTCAGTTATCCTTTGAAGAAGCTTTGTACTTGCACTACAATCTCAAATGCATCAAAATCTATCTTCAAGGCCGTTGCTTGGAGAAGGAAGTCGACGCATGGATGTACATGAGATCAAAAAGACCAAACTTCCCGATATTTTTCAAAGCTTATTCACATTTACGGTCCAAGAACTGGGTCTTGAGGTCAGGGTTGCAGTACGGTGTGGATTTCGTGGCATACCGTCACCATCGATCTCTTGTCCACTCTGAATACTCTGTTTTAGTTCAGTCTGGTGACAGTAACCGGTTAAGAGTGTGGTCAGATGTCCATTGTGCTGTTCGGTTAAGCGGGAGCGTTGCGAAAACGTTATTGACTCTCCATGTTAGTGGTAAATCTTACAAAGAGGATTTTAATCTACCTTTGTGCTTGGATAACTACACAGTGGAAGAGCATACTATTTGTAGATGGAGCCCAGAACTCAGCCGCGAAGATGAAACCATTAATTCAAAACCAAATGCTACCACTGTGAGTAATTTGAAATCCCCTTGA
- the LOC108827260 gene encoding interactor of constitutive active ROPs 3-like: MHTQKARNESPDVLKKLSPHATRLVKLEALEPGSSSSPISANNRTPKDKSPKVPDRKSPLSPVSEKKKPSRITELEELVLQEGLKKAQGTVSKTSKKQANQESEESRKQLQEVSMEEADKSRQRAVRVTEQLDATQASNSEMETEPRKLKVQWRKPAEAATAMLPTGNNYNQTNSPYSKVIDDEVTKKKTGNVLKKIGVFWKKPQK; this comes from the exons ATGCATACCCAAAAGGCAAG AAATGAATCTCCAGATGTTCTCAAGAAGCTGTCTCCTCATGCTACTCGACTAGTGAAATTAGAAGCGTTAGAGCCTGGCTCTTCTTCATCTCCTATCTCAGCTAATAACAGAACACCGAAGGACAAAAGTCCAAAAGTTCCAGACCGTAAATCTCCACTAAGTCCTGTCTCCGAG AAGAAAAAGCCAAGCAGAATAACGGAGCTTGAGGAGCTAGTGCTTCAAGAGGGTCTGAAGAAGGCTCAAGGCACAGTGTCTAAGACATCAAAGAAACAAGCAAATCAAGAATCAGAAGAGTCCAGGAAACAGCTACAAGAAGTTTCAATGGAAGAGGCTGACAAGAGTAGGCAGAGAGCGGTTAGAGTCACTGAGCAACTAGATGCAACTCAAGCGTCAAACTCGGAAATGGAAACAGAACCCAGGAAGCTCAAAGTTCAATGGAGAAAACCTGCGGAAGCAGCTACCGCCATGCTCCCTACGGGAAACAACTATAATCAAACAAACTCTCCTTACTCTAAGGTGATCGATGATGAAGTGACAAAGAAGAAAACTGGAAATGTACTCAAAAAGATTGGTGTTTTCTGGAAGAAGCCTCAGAAATAG